From one Cyanobacterium stanieri PCC 7202 genomic stretch:
- a CDS encoding protein of unknown function DUF187 (PFAM: Uncharacterised BCR, COG1649~COGs: COG1649 conserved hypothetical protein~InterPro IPR003790~KEGG: cyc:PCC7424_0321 protein of unknown function DUF187~PFAM: protein of unknown function DUF187~SPTR: Putative uncharacterized protein), giving the protein MALLLLIGGLINSPGAIAQSSRVNVGVVLSQENINQWDQISSRLNDVAVNYCVLDTRDWQTPEDLQSVDILFFPNVNRITNSQASALQVWVNNGGRVIASGPTGESSSGEVKNTLRDIFGGYWGYPMAQASSLVLNNADHRDILASNSLVGGVIIPTTTENKTKASWSTDGNPPAVISNDRSTFLGWRWGLDNVSSSDFDVAWLTNVLQDYGVSTNVRPNISEVLPCDQVSPQNLGGDRPSNNNFNPRNNNPTPSHNNNSNQSNPTNLVAQNSIVSANIPAQQLDQMVRELNQLVHRVQNTLIKADSQGEIYNIPMSQAIEQLNQGGIRERNIVHGNIFAYNAVMEGKNIIKNFPDLATRDFNTARQNWLDARRRLWDNYPVDRHFAQSEVRAVWLDRGTIVKAKSKADLKPLFDRFAEAGINTIFFETVNASYPVYPSRVAPEQNPMTRGWDPLQAAIELAHEREMELHAWAWIFAGANQGHNRLLNQSDNYLGPVLSRNPSWVLRDQDGQAFNRTPGFQKAFIDPANPQAREYLHRLLEEIVQNYDVDGVQLDYIRYPFQDPMTRQNFGYTEASRRAFQNIYGVDPQTLTPSSSLWSQWVGFRIRQVDSFVEESSRRLKAIDPDVIMSAAVFPMDRQERLNVLQQNWEDWMRNQSIDMMVLMTYALDTGSFESRLQSLNDNSINTSSGLIIPGIRLLNVPHKEALDQVQLLRNLPTAGFALFAAENFNSNLETIFKQTQGNDTSIPQFLPHREPFRVASQRYQALVQEWNFLVLNNQVAITSSNLENWATNADALNETLKQLAENPTQSNLRSAKNSLRRFQTGFSNYTREYSNGQPLQVESWQNRLVTIENLLNYGERRVLGN; this is encoded by the coding sequence ATGGCATTGTTACTATTGATAGGGGGGTTAATTAATTCTCCGGGGGCGATCGCTCAGTCTTCCCGAGTTAATGTGGGAGTAGTATTGAGCCAGGAAAACATCAATCAGTGGGATCAAATTAGTTCCAGATTGAATGATGTGGCAGTCAATTACTGTGTTTTGGATACCAGAGATTGGCAAACCCCGGAAGATTTGCAGTCAGTGGATATATTATTTTTTCCCAATGTTAATAGAATTACTAACAGTCAAGCCAGCGCTCTTCAGGTTTGGGTGAATAATGGCGGTAGAGTGATTGCTTCTGGCCCTACGGGAGAGTCTTCTTCGGGAGAGGTAAAAAATACCTTAAGAGATATTTTTGGGGGCTATTGGGGTTATCCCATGGCTCAGGCTTCTTCTTTGGTATTAAACAATGCTGACCATAGAGATATTTTAGCCTCCAACAGTTTGGTGGGAGGGGTAATTATTCCCACCACCACAGAAAACAAAACCAAGGCTTCTTGGTCAACGGATGGAAATCCCCCCGCTGTGATTAGTAATGATCGATCAACCTTTTTAGGGTGGCGTTGGGGATTGGATAATGTCAGTAGTAGTGATTTTGATGTGGCATGGTTAACTAATGTGCTTCAGGACTATGGAGTTAGCACCAATGTTCGTCCTAATATATCTGAAGTCTTACCCTGCGATCAGGTTTCCCCTCAAAATTTGGGGGGCGATCGCCCTTCTAACAATAATTTTAACCCTCGCAACAACAACCCCACCCCCTCCCACAATAACAACTCCAATCAGTCTAACCCCACAAATCTAGTTGCTCAAAATAGCATCGTTTCGGCTAATATTCCAGCCCAACAACTAGACCAAATGGTCAGGGAACTAAATCAGTTAGTCCATCGAGTACAAAACACCCTTATCAAAGCCGATTCTCAAGGGGAAATATACAATATCCCCATGAGTCAAGCCATAGAACAATTAAACCAAGGTGGCATCCGTGAAAGAAATATCGTTCACGGCAACATCTTCGCCTACAATGCAGTCATGGAAGGAAAAAACATCATCAAAAACTTCCCCGACTTAGCAACCAGAGACTTTAACACTGCTCGACAAAATTGGTTAGATGCCCGTCGTCGTCTCTGGGATAACTACCCCGTAGATCGTCATTTCGCCCAGTCCGAAGTCAGAGCCGTTTGGTTGGATCGAGGAACCATCGTTAAGGCTAAATCCAAAGCAGACTTAAAACCATTATTTGATCGTTTCGCAGAAGCAGGAATAAATACTATTTTCTTTGAAACAGTCAATGCTAGTTATCCCGTCTATCCCAGTAGGGTAGCCCCAGAACAAAACCCCATGACCAGAGGATGGGACCCCCTTCAAGCCGCCATTGAACTCGCCCATGAACGAGAAATGGAGCTTCACGCTTGGGCATGGATTTTTGCAGGAGCAAACCAAGGACATAATCGATTGCTCAATCAATCTGATAATTATTTAGGCCCTGTTTTAAGTCGTAATCCTAGTTGGGTATTAAGAGATCAAGATGGACAGGCTTTTAACCGTACCCCCGGATTTCAAAAAGCATTTATCGATCCCGCTAATCCCCAAGCCAGAGAATATTTACATCGACTTCTCGAGGAAATTGTCCAAAATTATGATGTAGATGGAGTTCAATTAGACTACATCCGCTATCCTTTCCAAGATCCCATGACCCGTCAAAATTTTGGTTATACCGAAGCAAGTCGTCGTGCCTTCCAAAATATTTATGGCGTTGATCCCCAAACCCTTACCCCTAGTTCCTCCTTATGGTCTCAGTGGGTAGGTTTTCGCATTCGTCAAGTGGATTCTTTTGTGGAAGAATCTTCCCGTCGTTTAAAGGCAATTGATCCTGATGTGATCATGTCTGCGGCGGTATTTCCCATGGACAGACAAGAGCGTTTAAATGTTTTACAACAAAACTGGGAAGATTGGATGCGTAATCAATCCATAGATATGATGGTCTTGATGACCTATGCCCTTGATACAGGTAGTTTTGAGAGTCGTTTACAATCTTTGAATGATAATAGCATCAATACCAGTTCTGGTTTAATTATTCCCGGTATTCGCTTATTAAATGTTCCCCATAAGGAAGCCTTAGATCAAGTACAGTTACTGCGTAATTTACCGACAGCAGGTTTTGCTTTGTTTGCGGCGGAGAATTTTAATTCTAATTTGGAAACTATTTTTAAACAAACTCAGGGTAATGATACTAGCATTCCTCAGTTTCTTCCCCATCGTGAGCCTTTCAGGGTAGCTTCTCAACGTTATCAGGCTTTGGTGCAAGAATGGAATTTTTTGGTGCTTAATAATCAAGTGGCGATCACCTCTAGCAACCTAGAAAATTGGGCAACTAATGCGGATGCCCTCAATGAAACCCTTAAGCAATTGGCAGAAAATCCCACTCAAAGCAATCTGAGATCTGCAAAAAATAGTTTACGCCGTTTTCAGACGGGATTTTCTAACTACACTCGAGAATATAGTAATGGGCAACCATTACAAGTAGAATCATGGCAAAATCGCCTTGTCACCATTGAAAATCTCCTCAACTATGGAGAAAGAAGAGTGTTAGGAAATTAA
- a CDS encoding hypothetical protein (PFAM: Glutamate/Leucine/Phenylalanine/Valine dehydrogenase; Saccharopine dehydrogenase~KEGG: syn:slr0355 hypothetical protein~SPTR: Putative uncharacterized protein), with translation MSKKKIRVGLLGFGGLGQAAGRILQPKSEMKLVAVADRHGYAYNQSGLDIDQLIQTYHDKGSTGYGEGGVISDNSIAELINQADVDGYFLALPNLPNTFMADVTREFIKSGWQGVLVDALKRTSAVEQLLTLQEDLQKAGITYLTGCGATPGLLTAAAAVAAQSFAEIHNVKITFGVGIANWEAYRATIREDIAHMPGFDVDKANAMSDEEVEAFLDKTNGILTLENMEHADDIMLELAGICDRTQVSVGGVVDTRNPKKPLSTNVKITGRTFEGKISAHTFTLGDETSMAANVCGPAFGYLKAGVQLRQKGINGLLTAAEVMPLFVK, from the coding sequence ATGAGTAAGAAAAAAATTAGAGTAGGTTTATTAGGTTTTGGCGGTTTAGGACAAGCCGCAGGGAGAATTTTACAACCTAAATCAGAAATGAAATTAGTAGCGGTTGCCGATCGCCACGGATACGCTTATAATCAATCAGGATTAGATATTGATCAATTAATTCAGACCTACCATGATAAAGGCTCTACAGGTTATGGAGAAGGTGGCGTAATAAGCGATAACAGTATCGCCGAATTAATTAACCAAGCCGATGTCGATGGTTATTTCCTCGCTCTGCCCAACTTACCCAATACCTTCATGGCAGATGTTACCCGTGAATTTATCAAGAGTGGTTGGCAAGGGGTATTAGTGGATGCCCTCAAACGTACTAGCGCCGTTGAACAATTATTAACCCTCCAAGAAGACTTACAAAAAGCAGGAATTACTTATCTCACTGGTTGTGGGGCTACCCCCGGATTACTCACCGCCGCCGCTGCCGTTGCTGCCCAAAGTTTTGCCGAAATTCATAACGTTAAAATTACCTTTGGGGTAGGTATTGCTAACTGGGAAGCCTACCGAGCCACTATCCGTGAAGATATTGCCCACATGCCGGGGTTTGATGTGGATAAGGCTAACGCTATGAGTGATGAGGAAGTAGAGGCATTTTTGGATAAAACCAACGGTATTCTAACCCTCGAAAATATGGAACACGCTGACGATATTATGTTGGAACTAGCGGGTATATGCGATCGCACTCAGGTATCTGTGGGAGGTGTAGTCGACACCCGTAACCCCAAAAAACCCCTCAGCACCAATGTAAAAATAACTGGACGCACCTTCGAGGGCAAAATCTCCGCCCATACCTTTACCCTTGGGGATGAAACTAGCATGGCAGCTAATGTATGTGGCCCGGCTTTTGGTTATCTCAAGGCAGGTGTACAATTAAGACAGAAAGGTATCAATGGTTTATTAACTGCTGCTGAAGTAATGCCCTTATTTGTTAAATAA
- a CDS encoding ABC transporter related protein (PFAM: ABC transporter~TIGRFAM: daunorubicin resistance ABC transporter ATP-binding subunit~COGs: COG1131 ABC-type multidrug transport system ATPase component~InterPro IPR003593:IPR003439~KEGG: mar:MAE_14660 ABC-transporter ATP-binding protein~PFAM: ABC transporter related~SMART: AAA ATPase~SPTR: ABC-transporter ATP-binding protein), whose translation MGNIVEIKKLQKSYGKIEAVKDISFSVQSGEIFGLLGPNGAGKTTTIRCLTTLAQPDGGEIRVDGICAMKQPKKVRQKLGYVAQEVAIDKMLTGRELLQLQAALYHLPPKVSSQRIEQLLDLLDLQEYGDRKSGTYSGGIRKRLDLASGLLHQPQVLILDEPSVGLDIESRMIVWEFLKELKKAGTTVLITSHYLEEIDALADRLAIIDKGIVIAEGTPSSLKDRIGGDRITLRIKEFLPSNEAEESKTKLAQLPFVKEIIINQAQGNSLNLVVAPNSNPISQIENTLQQMGLPLFSISQSRPSLDDVYLAATGRTLLDAEMEAVTKRDLKAEKKQAMKSS comes from the coding sequence ATGGGAAATATAGTCGAAATCAAAAAACTACAAAAAAGCTACGGCAAAATAGAAGCGGTGAAAGATATTTCTTTCTCGGTACAAAGTGGGGAAATTTTCGGCTTATTAGGACCTAATGGGGCGGGAAAAACCACCACCATTCGCTGTTTAACGACCCTTGCCCAGCCTGATGGGGGCGAGATCAGGGTGGATGGTATTTGTGCCATGAAACAACCTAAAAAGGTACGCCAGAAGCTGGGTTATGTGGCTCAAGAGGTGGCCATTGATAAGATGTTAACAGGTAGGGAATTGTTACAGTTACAAGCCGCTTTGTATCATCTTCCCCCCAAGGTGTCATCTCAACGTATCGAACAGTTATTGGATTTGTTAGATTTACAGGAATATGGCGATCGCAAAAGTGGCACTTATTCAGGGGGTATTCGCAAAAGATTGGATTTAGCTTCTGGCTTGTTACACCAACCCCAAGTATTAATTTTGGATGAGCCTTCGGTGGGTTTGGACATTGAGAGTAGGATGATTGTTTGGGAGTTTTTGAAAGAGTTAAAAAAAGCTGGTACTACGGTTTTGATTACCAGTCATTATCTGGAAGAAATAGATGCTCTGGCGGATCGTCTTGCTATTATTGATAAAGGGATAGTAATTGCCGAGGGTACCCCTTCTAGTTTAAAGGATAGGATAGGGGGCGATCGTATTACCCTACGTATCAAAGAATTTTTGCCCAGCAACGAAGCAGAAGAAAGCAAAACAAAACTCGCTCAATTACCCTTTGTCAAAGAAATTATTATTAATCAAGCCCAAGGTAACTCTCTCAATTTAGTAGTCGCCCCCAACAGTAATCCTATTAGTCAGATAGAAAATACCCTACAACAGATGGGCTTACCTTTATTTAGTATCAGTCAATCACGCCCTAGCCTTGATGATGTTTATCTGGCGGCCACAGGGCGCACCCTCCTTGATGCGGAAATGGAAGCCGTCACCAAACGAGACTTAAAAGCTGAGAAAAAACAAGCCATGAAAAGCAGTTAA
- a CDS encoding hypothetical protein (InterPro IPR019734~KEGG: cyp:PCC8801_3617 hypothetical protein~SPTR: Putative uncharacterized protein) has product MRKLKKPKEVLKLTDDFLSKKIYADAQVKSAILTTRGGAFLDLEDFEKAKEYGHKALKLMKTHQAHSLLGNVYAKTGEYDKRDKHFKCASEIKKRIKRKKQKKHKKPNNQD; this is encoded by the coding sequence TTGCGCAAACTGAAAAAGCCTAAAGAAGTTCTTAAATTAACTGATGATTTTTTGAGTAAAAAAATTTATGCCGATGCACAAGTAAAAAGTGCTATTTTAACAACAAGAGGAGGAGCATTCCTTGATTTAGAGGATTTCGAAAAAGCTAAAGAATATGGACACAAGGCTTTAAAGCTAATGAAGACTCATCAAGCTCACTCTTTGTTAGGGAATGTGTATGCAAAAACAGGTGAATACGATAAAAGGGACAAACATTTTAAATGTGCATCAGAGATAAAAAAGCGAATTAAACGAAAAAAACAGAAAAAGCACAAAAAACCAAACAATCAAGATTAA
- a CDS encoding hypothetical protein (KEGG: pyo:PY00818 choline/ethanolamine kinase~SPTR: Choline/ethanolamine kinase, putative): MKQLFNISNSQLFVAYAKENPKAWKLLRGKEINHKIYGIGHIKSVDDGYFYIDFLKNDIRNKQFQKESLANEKIFADMELPTNLEGIEKTKKSLETQHLKQLEIEHFIKLKKK, encoded by the coding sequence ATGAAGCAACTATTCAATATTTCTAATTCTCAATTATTTGTTGCCTATGCAAAGGAAAATCCGAAAGCATGGAAACTACTACGAGGCAAAGAGATTAACCACAAAATATATGGCATTGGACACATTAAAAGTGTAGATGATGGTTATTTCTATATTGATTTTCTGAAAAATGATATACGCAACAAACAGTTTCAAAAAGAAAGTCTCGCTAATGAGAAGATTTTTGCTGACATGGAGTTACCGACAAACCTAGAAGGAATAGAAAAAACGAAAAAAAGTTTGGAAACACAACATCTTAAACAATTAGAAATTGAACATTTTATCAAGCTGAAAAAAAAATAG
- a CDS encoding oligopeptidase A (PFAM: Peptidase family M3~COGs: COG0339 Zn-dependent oligopeptidase~InterPro IPR001567~KEGG: cyp:PCC8801_0859 oligopeptidase A~PFAM: peptidase M3A and M3B thimet/oligopeptidase F~PRIAM: Oligopeptidase A~SPTR: Oligopeptidase A) codes for MTTTTVKNPLLIGKGLPPFADIKPEHIVTGIDELLTELETELTKLEENITPTWEALVNPLNNIEERLRWSWGIIGHLMGVKNSPELRTAYETVQPKLVQFASRLSQSKPIYEGFTKIQASDDWDSLESAQKRIIESAIKEAQLSGVALEGEKKERFNEIQLQLAELSTKFSNNVLDSTKAFQLKLTTPEEVDGLPASLLSLAAQTARMEGDEEATAEKGPWIITLDYPSFGPFLKFSTQRDLREKVYRAFVTRASEGDTDNNPLINKILTLRQEQADILGYKNYAEVSLTRKMADSVEAVEKLLEELRVVSYDVAKEELEELKAFAKTEDLQPWDVSFWAEKQREFKFNFTEEELRPYFSLERVLDGLFGLAKKIFGVTITPADGLAPVWHEDVKYFQVADENNETMAYFYLDAYSRPAEKRGGAWMDDCVGRARIEENGMVTTRLPVAYLTCNQSPPVDGKPSLMTFGEVETLFHEFGHGLQHMLTKIDYIGASGINNVEWDAVELPSQFMENWCLEKSTLFGMAKHYETGETLPTHYYEKLVASKNYMSASAMLRQLHFSLLDLELHARYTPSDEVSAHDVARKLAEKTMVMSPLPEDRFLCAFGHIFAGGYAAGYYSYKWAEVLSADAFSAFEEVDLEDEGAIALIGKRFRDTVLGLGGSLSPMEVFKQFRGREPQTEALLRHSGLLATAS; via the coding sequence ATGACCACAACAACGGTAAAAAATCCCCTGCTTATTGGTAAAGGATTACCCCCCTTTGCAGACATCAAACCTGAGCATATCGTAACGGGGATAGACGAATTACTAACCGAATTAGAGACAGAATTAACTAAGCTAGAAGAAAATATAACCCCCACATGGGAAGCATTAGTAAATCCCCTTAATAATATTGAAGAAAGACTGCGCTGGAGTTGGGGCATTATCGGGCATTTGATGGGAGTCAAAAACAGTCCTGAATTGCGCACCGCCTATGAAACAGTACAACCAAAATTAGTACAGTTTGCCAGTAGATTAAGCCAGAGTAAGCCTATCTATGAAGGTTTTACCAAAATCCAAGCTAGTGATGATTGGGATAGCTTAGAATCTGCCCAAAAGAGAATTATTGAGTCTGCCATCAAAGAAGCGCAATTGTCTGGGGTTGCCCTTGAGGGTGAAAAAAAAGAGCGTTTTAATGAAATTCAGTTACAACTAGCAGAATTATCCACCAAATTCTCTAATAATGTTTTAGATTCCACTAAGGCTTTTCAGTTAAAATTAACTACCCCTGAAGAGGTGGATGGTTTACCTGCTAGTTTGTTGAGTTTAGCTGCCCAAACCGCAAGGATGGAAGGGGATGAAGAAGCTACTGCAGAAAAAGGCCCTTGGATTATCACTTTAGATTACCCTAGTTTTGGCCCTTTCCTTAAATTTAGTACCCAAAGAGACTTACGGGAAAAGGTTTATCGTGCTTTTGTTACCCGTGCCAGTGAAGGAGACACTGATAATAATCCTTTGATTAACAAAATTTTAACCCTCAGACAGGAACAGGCAGATATTTTAGGTTACAAAAACTATGCAGAGGTGAGCCTTACTCGTAAAATGGCTGACTCGGTGGAAGCTGTGGAGAAGTTGTTAGAAGAATTAAGAGTGGTTAGTTATGATGTGGCAAAAGAGGAGTTGGAGGAGTTAAAGGCTTTTGCGAAAACTGAGGATTTACAGCCTTGGGATGTGAGTTTCTGGGCGGAGAAACAAAGGGAGTTTAAGTTTAATTTTACTGAGGAAGAGTTACGCCCTTATTTTTCCCTTGAGAGGGTGTTGGATGGTTTATTTGGTTTGGCGAAAAAGATTTTTGGGGTGACGATTACCCCTGCTGATGGGTTGGCACCTGTGTGGCATGAAGATGTGAAATATTTTCAGGTGGCGGATGAAAATAACGAAACCATGGCTTATTTTTATCTTGATGCCTATTCTCGCCCTGCGGAAAAAAGAGGGGGCGCCTGGATGGATGATTGTGTCGGTAGGGCAAGGATTGAGGAGAATGGGATGGTAACTACCCGTTTGCCTGTGGCTTATCTAACTTGTAATCAGTCTCCCCCTGTGGATGGTAAACCTAGTTTGATGACTTTTGGGGAGGTGGAAACTCTTTTCCATGAGTTTGGGCATGGTTTACAGCACATGTTGACTAAAATTGACTATATCGGTGCTTCTGGTATCAATAATGTGGAATGGGATGCGGTGGAGTTACCGAGTCAGTTTATGGAAAATTGGTGTTTGGAAAAAAGTACCTTGTTTGGTATGGCGAAACATTATGAAACTGGGGAGACTTTACCGACTCATTATTATGAAAAGTTGGTGGCTTCTAAGAATTATATGAGTGCTTCTGCTATGTTGCGTCAGTTGCATTTTAGTTTATTGGATTTGGAGTTACACGCCCGTTATACTCCTAGTGATGAGGTTTCAGCCCATGATGTGGCACGGAAGTTGGCAGAGAAAACCATGGTAATGTCTCCTTTACCTGAAGATAGATTTTTATGTGCTTTTGGACATATCTTTGCGGGGGGTTATGCCGCTGGTTATTACAGTTATAAATGGGCTGAGGTGCTTAGTGCTGATGCTTTCTCTGCTTTTGAGGAGGTTGATTTGGAGGATGAAGGTGCGATCGCCCTTATTGGTAAACGTTTTCGTGATACTGTATTAGGATTAGGTGGTAGTTTATCACCTATGGAAGTATTTAAACAATTCCGAGGACGTGAGCCACAAACTGAGGCATTATTAAGACATAGTGGATTATTAGCAACGGCTAGTTAA
- a CDS encoding protein of unknown function DUF820 (PFAM: Protein of unknown function (DUF820)~COGs: COG4636 conserved hypothetical protein~InterPro IPR008538~KEGG: cyh:Cyan8802_3475 protein of unknown function DUF820~PFAM: protein of unknown function DUF820~SPTR: Putative uncharacterized protein) — protein sequence MVAQLTKQQYTIDEYLELESQAEVRHEYIDGEILEMAGGTTNHNLVTGNIYIALRLALKGKNYPVFIENVRLWIAQENIFTYPDVMVIAQNPEYHGENKTTVTNPIIIIEVLSNSTRDYDLGRKFEYYRSLDSLQEYILIDPEKPLVMSYHRNNTQQWSLNIFENINDKLTLNSVPVEVTLQEIYEGVF from the coding sequence ATGGTTGCCCAACTCACAAAACAGCAATACACCATCGATGAATATTTGGAATTAGAAAGCCAAGCAGAAGTTAGGCATGAATATATAGACGGAGAGATATTAGAAATGGCAGGAGGTACAACAAATCATAATTTAGTCACAGGAAATATTTATATCGCTCTTAGACTAGCTTTAAAAGGAAAAAACTATCCAGTATTCATTGAAAATGTGCGTCTATGGATAGCACAAGAAAATATTTTTACCTATCCTGATGTGATGGTAATAGCTCAAAACCCCGAATATCATGGAGAAAATAAAACCACTGTTACCAATCCCATCATTATCATTGAGGTTTTGTCTAATTCCACCAGAGATTATGATTTAGGTCGTAAATTTGAATATTATCGTAGTTTAGATTCTCTCCAAGAATATATTTTAATTGACCCAGAAAAACCCTTAGTAATGAGTTATCACAGAAATAATACTCAACAATGGTCATTGAATATTTTTGAAAATATTAATGATAAACTAACATTAAATTCTGTGCCCGTGGAAGTAACTTTACAAGAGATTTACGAAGGAGTTTTTTAA